From Daucus carota subsp. sativus chromosome 6, DH1 v3.0, whole genome shotgun sequence, the proteins below share one genomic window:
- the LOC108226533 gene encoding beta-galactosidase 13 — MGLHLASSFLVTLFLAIAMPKVVLGEDININPPVIYDARSLIINGSRQLLFSGSIHYPRTQPEMWPSLIKKSKAGGLNVIQTYVFWNVHEPVEGQFNFAGNADLVRFLKCVHEHGLWVNLRLGPYIAAEWNHGGFPYWLREVANITFRSYNEPFMHHMRRFSEMIINMMKNEKLFYPQGGPIIMSQIENEYGAVQATYREDGAKYIQWAAEMAVGLYGKIPWLMCKQPNAPSLVIETCNGRHCADTFQGPNGPDKPILWTENWTAQYRAFGDPPSQRSAEDLAFSVANFFASNGTFVNYYMYYGGTNYGRTASSFVTTRYYDEAPLDEYGLLREPKWGHLRDVHRALKLSKKALFWGQRTSMRINRNVEIVTYEKPGDASMCAAFFINKHTKLPATITFRGSVYYVPSKSISILPDCKTVVFNSQTIIAQHSTRNFVPSKKANNFKWESYREIIPTYNDLPIKDIIPRELYQLTKDASDYAWYSTSVNIEHRDLPMRPDIMPVLEVQNNGHAMVAFVNGEHIGFAHGNLDQKKFSLVKAVNLRPGLNHITLLCMTMGFQNSGAHMEKRWTGPDSVRIKGLNTGTLDLTETHWGHEVGITGEKLPLYLEEGERKVQWSPDTGLGTSITWYKTHFKTPEGKNPVAITMDSMNKGMIWINGNNIGRYWASFLTPHGRPSQTEYHIPREFLKRKKNSLVVFEEVGGKPENITIMTVNRDIICSLISEVTPPSVKTWERKENELRKVLLVEDMKSGARLTCPDDKVIVDVEFASFGDPIGACGIFSVGTCHSPNSMSVVLKHCLGKHSCAIPLDRKAFYLTGNIDNCPDTFKSLAVQVRCGKSSMQ, encoded by the exons ATGGGGTTACATTTAGCTTCAAGCTTTCTGGTAACCCTTTTTTTAGCCATTGCCATGCCGAAAGTTGTTCTTGGGGAGGACATTAATATTAATCCACCGGTGATATACGACGCCAGGTCCCTGATCATCAATGGTAGTAGACAACTTTTATTCTCTGGTTCCATTCATTATCCTCGTACGCAACCTGAG ATGTGGCCGAGCCTCATCAAAAAATCTAAAGCGGGAGGATTGAATGTCATCCAAACTTATGTCTTCTGGAATGTCCATGAGCCTGTTGAAGGCCAG TTCAATTTTGCTGGCAATGCTGATTTGGTACGATTCCTCAAATGTGTTCATGAGCATGGCTTGTGGGTGAACCTCAGACTCGGTCCATATATTGCTGCTGAATGGAATCATGG TGGATTTCCATATTGGCTCAGAGAGGTCGCAAATATTACATTTCGTTCTTATAATGAACCTTTCATG CACCACATGAGAAGATTTAGTGAGATGATTATAAACATGATGAAAAACGAGAAGTTGTTTTATCCTCAGGGAGGCCCCATTATAATGTCACAG ATAGAAAATGAGTATGGAGCAGTACAGGCAACATACAGAGAAGATGGAGCTAAGTACATCCAGTGGGCAGCTGAGATGGCAGTTGGTCTGTATGGGAAAATTCCATGGCTCATGTGCAAACAGCCAAATGCTCCTTCTTTGGTG ATTGAAACATGCAATGGAAGGCATTGTGCAGATACGTTCCAAGGGCCTAATGGTCCAGACAAGCCCATTTTGTGGACAGAAAATTGGACTGCGCA atatcGAGCATTCGGAGATCCACCATCTCAAAGATCAGCAGAAGATCTTGCTTTTTCTGTCGCCAACTTCTTCGCTAGTAATGGAACTTTTGTCAACTATTACATG TATTATGGTGGTACGAATTATGGTAGAACTGCCTCATCTTTTGTGACTACTCGTTACTATGATGAAGCTCCCCTTGATGAATATG gCTTGTTGAGAGAACCTAAATGGGGCCACCTCAGAGATGTCCACAGGGCTTTAAAGTTATCAAAGAAGGCTTTGTTTTGGGGACAAAGGACTTCTATGAGAATCAATAGAAATGTTGAG ATAGTAACTTACGAGAAGCCTGGTGATGCAAGCATGTGTGCTgcattttttataaacaaacaTACAAAACTTCCAGCAACAATTACATTTAGGGGTTCGGTTTATTATGTTCCCTCAAAATCCATTAGCATTCTTCCAGATTGCAAGACTGTTGTTTTCAATAGTCAAACA ATCATTGCGCAACACAGTACAAGAAATTTTGTCCCATCAAAGAAAGCAAATAACTTTAAATGGGAGTCTTATCGTGAAATAATTCCAACCTACAATGATTTACCTATTAAAGATATAATACCAAGGGAGCTCTATCAGTTGACAAAAGATGCTTCAGATTATGCATGGTATAGTACCAG TGTTAATATTGAACACCGTGACCTTCCCATGAGGCCGGACATCATGCCCGTTCTTGAAGTACAAAATAATGGTCATGCTATGGTTGCTTTTGTGAATGGCGAACATATAG GATTTGCACATGGGAATTTAGACCAGAAGAAGTTTTCTTTAGTGAAAGCTGTAAATTTGAGACCCGGACTCAACCACATAACGCTTTTGTGCATGACAATGGGATTCCag AATAGTGGAGCTCACATGGAGAAGAGATGGACAGGGCCTGATTCTGTGCGAATTAAGGGTCTGAATACGGGAACACTTGATCTCACTGAAACTCACTGGGGACATGAG GTTGGCATTACGGGAGAAAAGCTTCCATTATACCTGGAAGAAGGTGAACGAAAAGTGCAATGGTCACCAGATACTGGACTAGGAACTTCGATCACATGGTACAAG ACACATTTTAAAACACCAGAAGGGAAAAATCCAGTCGCAATTACCATGGATTCAATGAACAAAGGCATGATCTGGATCAACGGTAACAACATTGGTCGTTACTGGGCATCTTTCCTCACTCCTCATGGAAGACCTTCTCAAACCGA GTACCACATCCCACGAGAATTCTTGAAGCGTAAAAAGAATTCGTTAGTTGTGTTTGAGGAAGTGGGAGGAAAGCCCGAAAATATAACAATAATGACGGTCAATAGAGATATAATATGCAGCTTAATAAGTGAGGTGACTCCACCATCAGTGAAAACATGGGAAAGGAAGGAAAATGAATTGCGGAAAGTACTCCTCGTGGAAGATATGAAGTCAGGAGCTCGTTTAACTTGTCCAGATGACAAAGTGATCGTAGATGTGGAGTTTGCAAGCTTCGGCGATCCTATTGGTGCTTGTGGAATATTTAGTGTTGGGACTTGTCATTCTCCCAATAGCATGAGCGTTGTCTTAAag CATTGCTTGGGAAAACACAGCTGCGCAATCCCGCTTGACAGAAAagcattttatttaactggcaATATTGATAATTGCCCAGATACATTTAAGTCATTGGCTGTCCAAGTAAGGTGTGGTAAATCATCAATGCAATAA